The Delphinus delphis chromosome 7, mDelDel1.2, whole genome shotgun sequence genome includes a window with the following:
- the TBR1 gene encoding T-box brain protein 1 has product MQLEHCLSPSIMLSKKFLNVSSSYPHSGGSELVLHDHPIISTTDNLERSSPLKKITRGMTNQSDTDNFPDSKDSPGDVQRSKLSPVLDGVSELRHSFDGSAADRYLLSQSSQPQSAATAPSAMFPYAGQHGPAHPAFSIGSPSRYMAHHPVITNGAYNSLLSNSSPQGYPTAGYPYPQQYGHSYQGAPFYQFSSTQPGLVPGKAQVYLCNRPLWLKFHRHQTEMIITKQGRRMFPFLSFNISGLDPTAHYNIFVDVILADPNHWRFQGGKWVPCGKADTNVQGNRVYMHPDSPNTGAHWMRQEISFGKLKLTNNKGASNNNGQMVVLQSLHKYQPRLHVVEVNEDGTEDTSQPGRVQTFTFPETQFIAVTAYQNTDITQLKIDHNPFAKGFRDNYDTIYTGCDMDRLTPSPNDSPRSQIVPGARYAMAGSFLQDQFVSNYAKARFHPGAGAGPGPGTDRSVPHTNGLLSPQQAEDPGAPSPQRWFVTPANNRLDFAASAYDTATDFAGNAATLLSYAAAGVKALPLQAAGCTGRPLGYYADPSGWGARSPPQYCGAKSGSVLPCWPNSAAAAARMAGANPYLGEEAEGLAAERSPLPPGAEDAKPKDLSDSSWIETPSSIKSIDSSDSGIYEQAKRRRISPADTPVSESSSPLKSEVLAQRDCEKNCAKDIGGYYGFYSHS; this is encoded by the exons ATGCAGCTGGAGCACTGCCTTTCTCCTTCTATCATGCTCTCCAAGAAATTTCTCAATGTGAGCAGCAGCTACCCACATTCAGGCGGATCTGAGCTCGTCTTGCACGATCATCCCATTATCTCGACCACTGACAACCTGGAGAGAAGTTCACCTCTGAAAAAAATTACCAGGGGGATGACGAATCAGTCAGATACAGACAATTTTCCTGACTCCAAGGACTCACCAGGGGACGTCCAGAGAAGTAAACTCTCTCCTGTCTTGGACGGGGTCTCTGAGCTTCGTCACAGTTTCGATGGCTCTGCTGCAGATCGCTACCTCCTCTCTCAGTCCAGCCAGCCACAGTCCGCGGCCACTGCTCCCAGTGCCATGTTCCCGTACGCCGGGCAGCACGGACCTGCGCACCCCGCCTTCTCCATCGGCAGCCCAAGCCGCTACATGGCCCACCACCCGGTCATCACCAACGGAGCCTACAACAGCCTCCTGTCCAACTCCTCACCGCAGGGCTACCCCACCGCCGGCTACCCCTACCCACAGCAGTACGGCCACTCCTACCAAGGAGCCCCGTTCTACCAGTTCTCCTCCACGCAGCCCGGGCTGGTGCCCGGCAAAGCGCAGGTGTACCTGTGCAACAGGCCCCTTTGGCTGAAATTTCACCGGCACCAAACGGAGATGATCATCACCAAACAGGGCAG GcgcatgtttccttttttaagttttaacATTTCTGGTCTCGATCCCACGGCTCATTACAATATTTTTGTGGATGTGATTTTGGCGGATCCCAATCACTGGAGGTTTCAAGGAGGCAAATGGGTTCCTTGCGGCAAAGCGGACACCAATGTGCAAG GAAATCGGGTCTATATGCATCCGGATTCCCCCAACACGGGGGCTCACTGGATGCGTCAAGAAATctcttttggaaaattaaaacttACAAACAACAAAGGAGCTTCAAACAACAATGGGCAG ATGGTGGTTTTGCAGTCCTTGCACAAGTACCAGCCCCGCCTGCATGTGGTGGAAGTGAACGAGGACGGCACGGAGGACACCAGCCAGCCCGGCCGCGTGCAGACATTCACTTTTCCCGAGACTCAGTTCATCGCCGTCACCGCCTACCAGAACACCGAT attACACAACTGAAAATAGATCACAACCCCTTTGCAAAAGGATTTCGGGATAATTATGACAC GATCTACACTGGCTGCGACATGGACCGCCTGACCCCCTCGCCCAACGACTCCCCGCGCTCGCAGATCGTGCCCGGGGCCCGCTACGCCATGGCCGGCTCTTTCCTGCAGGACCAGTTCGTGAGCAACTACGCCAAGGCCCGCTTCCACCCGGGCGCGGGCGCGGGCCCCGGGCCGGGCACGGACCGCAGCGTGCCGCACACCAACGGGCTGCTGTCGCCGCAGCAGGCCGAGGACCCGGGCGCGCCGTCGCCGCAGCGCTGGTTTGTGACGCCGGCCAACAACCGGCTGGACTTCGCCGCCTCGGCCTACGACACGGCCACGGACTTCGCGGGCAACGCGGCCACGCTGCTCTCGTACGCGGCGGCCGGCGTGAAGGCGCTGCCGCTGCAGGCGGCCGGCTGCACGGGCCGCCCGCTCGGCTACTACGCCGACCCGTCGGGCTGGGGCGCGCGCAGCCCCCCGCAGTACTGCGGCGCCAAGTCGGGCTCGGTGCTGCCCTGCTGGCCCAACAGCGCCGCGGCCGCCGCGCGTATGGCCGGCGCCAACCCCTACCTGGGCGAGGAGGCCGAGGGCTTGGCCGCCGAGCGCTCGCCGCTGCCGCCCGGCGCCGAGGACGCCAAGCCCAAGGACCTGTCCGACTCCAGCTGGATCGAGACGCCCTCCTCCATCAAGTCCATCGACTCGAGCGACTCGGGGATTTACGAGCAGGCCAAACGGAGGCGGATCTCGCCCGCTGACACGCCCGTGTCCGAGAGCTCGTCCCCGCTCAAGAGCGAGGTGCTGGCCCAGCGGGACTGCGAGAAGAACTGCGCCAAGGACATAGGCGGCTACTACGGCTTCTACTCGCACAGCTAG